ATGTCGCGCGGGCGCCCGGAAAGGTGAGGATCGACGCGGAATCCTTCCTCACGCTCCCCAGACATGAGGATGGTATACTGCGGCTTTGCGCTCACGAATGCAGGCACGGGGGACACGTTCTGCGCGGGGTTCCCACTTGGGCATATGGAGGTCAATTATGAGGCTATGCATAACCACCCTGTCTGTGCTGGCGGCGGTCGCCGTCCCGGCATTTTTGGCCGAGGCCGCCGAGATCGTCCGTCTGACGGAGGATACGTACGCGGAATATGCTCCTGCGGGCAAAGAAAGCGAGGCGATTTGCGGCGATTTCGTGCTGCGGAACGAGAGAATCGTCGCGGTGATTGCCGATCCGAGTCTCTACCGGCAGGCCAATCTCATGACACTTGGCGTAGGCGGCGGCGTGCTTGACCTGACCACGCGGCAGGACCCGAACGACCAGCTTCAGGCGTATGTGCCGTGGAAACCCTTTTCGCTGGTGTTCCCCGAGGAGATCACGGTTGACGGCGTCCAGACGCCCTTCGAAACCGCTGCCCTCCGCCCGCTTCAAGGCGCAACCATCACCATCAGCTTCATGGTGCTCGAAGACCCCGGCCAGTTTCTGGATCCCGAAGGCAGGCCGCTGACGTTTGTCCGATACATCCTGGAAGAGGGCGCGCCGTATCTCACCATCGAGACCACTGTGGTCAATCCGAATCGCGAGCCAGTCTCGTGCAAGCTCATGGACTACGTGCGCCTCGATCAATCCTCCGACGAGCGCGCGATACAAAAGACCCCCGAGGGCCCGAACCGGATCTACTGGGGGTACTATGAATGGTTCGATCAGGCCTATGTGGCCGTATCGCAGGATCGGGTCTTCTACCACGCCATCGGGGAGGGCTACGACGGTCCGGATGCGCCGTCAGTGCTGGCGTACCTCGAACAGGGCGAAGACGATGTGTTCGACCTGGCGCCGGGCCAGACCGTCCAGTTTGCGCGGCGCATTGTGCCCGGCCGGTCGCTGCTCGAGGCGATGGGGACGGTCCGGGCGTTGCAGGGCGTTGAGCAGCACCCCGCGACGCTGGTTGTGCGCGGCGCGAACGGCGCGCCGGTCTCGGGCGCGCGGGTCGAAGCCGTCTCCGCGCCCGAGTTCGGATGGGGCCGTACCGGCGCCGATGGCGCCATCACCGTGGCGCTGCCTCTTGGCGCGCATGAATTCAGGGTGAGCTGCCTGGGCTACGGTTCCGCGGACGTAGAAGTGAGCGTTCCCGGTGCAGCCCCCATCGCCGTCGAGTTGCCCGCGCCCGGATACGTCGATGCGGCCATCAGCGGCGTCACTGGCGGGCCTATCCCGTGCAAGGTCCAGTTCATCGGCAAGAACGGAACCGCCGACCCGTTCTTGGGGCCCGAATGTGGCGTGCACGGCATCCACAACGTTTACTACACGCCGGACGGCCGGTTCACGCAACCCCTCGAGCCCGGCGATTACGACGTGATCGTGAGCCGCGGCCCCGAATACGACGCGGTGTTCACGGACATCACCATCGAACAGGGCAAAGCAA
This genomic stretch from Candidatus Hydrogenedentota bacterium harbors:
- a CDS encoding CehA/McbA family metallohydrolase, whose amino-acid sequence is MRLCITTLSVLAAVAVPAFLAEAAEIVRLTEDTYAEYAPAGKESEAICGDFVLRNERIVAVIADPSLYRQANLMTLGVGGGVLDLTTRQDPNDQLQAYVPWKPFSLVFPEEITVDGVQTPFETAALRPLQGATITISFMVLEDPGQFLDPEGRPLTFVRYILEEGAPYLTIETTVVNPNREPVSCKLMDYVRLDQSSDERAIQKTPEGPNRIYWGYYEWFDQAYVAVSQDRVFYHAIGEGYDGPDAPSVLAYLEQGEDDVFDLAPGQTVQFARRIVPGRSLLEAMGTVRALQGVEQHPATLVVRGANGAPVSGARVEAVSAPEFGWGRTGADGAITVALPLGAHEFRVSCLGYGSADVEVSVPGAAPIAVELPAPGYVDAAISGVTGGPIPCKVQFIGKNGTADPFLGPECGVHGIHNVYYTPDGRFTQPLEPGDYDVIVSRGPEYDAVFTDITIEQGKATPLAATLVRTVDTTGWISGDLHSHTTESGDNLSCVEGRVLNLVCENIEFAPATDHNRLYSYAPVLQRLGLTARMATSVGVELTSVDGDTSHHNAFPLQPVYHTQDNHAPQPSLDPEVQIARLAMWDDASEKLVQLNHPDMNRVYFDRNGDGEEDGGLSRMHQHVDVIEIRPPGAVYWAPLTDMMPPGSEGKYNPASNRIAAWLRLWSLGKSRPGVVNTDAHSNFHGSGKVRNYIESPTDDPAAINEIDVVQALEAGRSTMTNGPFLELNVSPAGNAGVSGTVGDTVAAPSGEVDVHVRVQCANWLGVDRVDVLINGERSDDLVFTRETHAALFREGTVRFEHSVRVKVDGDAYIVAAAIGRGATLSPVMGRDAN